In Panacibacter ginsenosidivorans, the following proteins share a genomic window:
- a CDS encoding acyltransferase family protein: MTTTNNQRFTALDVFRGMTICFMIIVNTPGNGETTFAPLQHAKWNGFTPTDLVFPSFMFAVGNAMSFVMSKWGNMSTGAVMGKIFKRTIIIFLLGYLMYWFPFVRQNDAGNIILAPIANTRIFGVLQRIALGYCAASLLVYFLKPRTVIIISVAILLLYWPVMLLFGDAADPLSLHGNAVLKLDTWLIGENHLYRGEGFPFDPEGLLSTFPSIVNVVAGYFVGRYLQKKGNTFEGLAKLLMTGFVLFIIAYWWNLGFPINKKLWTSSFVLNTVGLDCMILACIIYFVDFLGKTKGVYFFQVFGRNPLFIYLLSELTVIILWIIPVGDLSLFQWIYQNIFAHAGAYIGSFLFAVTYMLFCWSIGYILDKKKIYVRV, from the coding sequence ATGACAACTACCAACAACCAACGCTTTACTGCGCTTGATGTTTTCCGGGGAATGACCATTTGCTTCATGATCATCGTAAACACCCCCGGCAATGGAGAAACCACCTTTGCTCCTTTGCAGCATGCCAAATGGAATGGCTTTACACCTACAGATCTTGTATTTCCTTCTTTTATGTTTGCAGTAGGTAATGCTATGAGCTTCGTAATGAGCAAATGGGGAAATATGAGTACAGGTGCAGTAATGGGCAAAATATTCAAACGTACCATCATTATTTTCCTGCTGGGTTATTTAATGTATTGGTTTCCTTTTGTTCGCCAGAATGATGCAGGCAATATAATTTTAGCACCCATTGCCAATACGAGAATATTTGGCGTACTGCAACGTATAGCACTTGGTTATTGTGCCGCCAGTCTTTTAGTATATTTCTTAAAACCTCGTACGGTTATTATTATTTCCGTTGCAATTCTTCTGCTATACTGGCCTGTAATGTTGTTGTTTGGGGATGCAGCTGACCCGCTAAGTTTACATGGAAATGCCGTACTTAAGCTGGATACATGGCTGATAGGAGAAAACCATTTATACAGAGGAGAAGGTTTTCCATTTGATCCGGAGGGACTGCTTAGTACATTTCCTTCCATCGTAAATGTAGTAGCCGGTTATTTCGTGGGCAGGTACCTGCAAAAGAAAGGCAACACATTTGAAGGTCTTGCCAAATTGCTGATGACAGGATTCGTTTTATTCATTATAGCGTATTGGTGGAACCTTGGTTTCCCCATCAATAAAAAACTATGGACCAGTTCATTTGTATTAAATACTGTGGGTTTAGACTGTATGATACTCGCCTGCATTATTTATTTTGTTGACTTTCTTGGCAAAACAAAAGGTGTTTATTTTTTCCAGGTCTTTGGCCGTAACCCATTGTTTATTTACCTGCTGTCAGAGCTTACTGTTATTATTCTCTGGATAATACCCGTTGGCGATCTTTCATTATTTCAATGGATCTATCAAAATATTTTTGCGCATGCAGGCGCTTATATTGGTTCCTTTCTTTTTGCGGTTACCTACATGCTTTTCTGCTGGAGCATTGGTTATATACTCGATAAAAAGAAGATATATGTTCGGGTATAA
- the serC gene encoding 3-phosphoserine/phosphohydroxythreonine transaminase, which produces MKMHNFNSGPSILPDEVMEQAAAAIHDFNGIGLSILEIGHRTSWFGDVMTEARSLVKELMNIGNEHEVLFLHGGASTQFMQVPMNLLDSNETAAYVDNGIWGTKAVKEAKLFGNAIVVSSTKDRNHSYIAKDFSIPADAKYLHFTTNNTVEGTEWHHIPETNVPLVADMSSDIFSRPFDYSKFALIYAGAQKNMGAAGVNIVVVRKDILGIKRAIPAIMDYRNHIEAGSLLNTPPVFAVYVALLTMRWIKKEGGLVEMGKRAKERADLFYNTLNALPAFRPLVVEEDRSFMNATFTTAKPEMEDVFLGLCKQNGMVGVKGHRSVGGLRVSMYNALPLSSVQAITDLMKDFSEKHA; this is translated from the coding sequence ATGAAGATGCATAATTTTAATTCCGGCCCGTCTATACTTCCGGATGAAGTGATGGAACAGGCTGCAGCAGCGATTCACGATTTTAATGGCATTGGGTTATCAATTCTTGAAATAGGCCACCGCACTTCGTGGTTTGGCGATGTAATGACAGAAGCAAGAAGCCTTGTAAAAGAACTCATGAACATTGGTAATGAGCATGAAGTATTGTTTTTACATGGCGGTGCTTCCACGCAATTTATGCAGGTACCCATGAACCTGTTGGATAGTAACGAGACAGCAGCTTATGTTGATAATGGCATTTGGGGAACCAAAGCTGTTAAAGAAGCAAAGCTGTTTGGTAATGCAATTGTTGTTTCATCTACAAAAGATAGAAATCATTCTTACATAGCAAAAGATTTCAGCATACCAGCTGATGCAAAATACCTGCATTTTACCACTAATAATACCGTTGAAGGCACAGAATGGCATCATATTCCTGAAACCAATGTGCCGCTTGTTGCAGATATGAGCAGTGATATTTTCAGCCGCCCGTTTGATTATTCAAAATTTGCGCTGATCTATGCAGGCGCACAAAAGAACATGGGTGCTGCTGGTGTAAATATTGTTGTGGTTAGAAAAGATATACTGGGTATTAAAAGAGCAATACCTGCAATTATGGATTACCGTAATCATATAGAAGCGGGTTCTTTATTGAATACACCACCTGTGTTCGCCGTGTATGTGGCATTACTAACCATGCGCTGGATAAAAAAAGAAGGTGGCCTTGTTGAAATGGGAAAGAGGGCAAAAGAAAGAGCAGATCTTTTTTATAATACACTTAACGCGTTACCTGCATTCAGGCCACTTGTAGTGGAAGAAGACAGGAGCTTTATGAATGCAACCTTCACCACCGCAAAACCAGAAATGGAAGATGTGTTCCTGGGTTTATGTAAACAAAATGGTATGGTAGGCGTAAAGGGTCACAGAAGTGTAGGCGGGCTAAGAGTGAGTATGTACAATGCTTTGCCGCTTAGCAGTGTGCAGGCAATCACAGATTTAATGAAAGACTTTTCTGAAAAGCATGCATGA